A genomic window from Flavobacterium phycosphaerae includes:
- a CDS encoding conjugal transfer protein TraF, translating into MKKIIVTLGLFIGFSALAQEHFSGMSTSNRVGIINGVMNPAEFANLSKRFEVNIYGLSFSVANNKIGFSDINSDADFEDLLFQGTDPVDARVDAEILGPGFAMKWKKWGFAFTTKAYTNFNIIDVDPAIGNAIANDNLVFNTTLLNSSNNQRLNGVAYGEVGLSAGRNLFENEKHLFSAGISLKFLFPGTYSNFGLDNLNGQITQNVSGAYLTTNSPATLNIAYSGNLADSFTNFSDYSKSIFGGLNGTAIDIGFNYQWKGGSKDYKVNAGLAFKNLGSMTFKDSNNASTNYAFSTQGPGPLDLSLFDGVDNLKDVETILRQKGYLTELPNQKSFKVKLPAMINLYADFKIIPKIYVSGFLQQKLQDNEGNDQITTVNTFTLTPRFTLGFFEAFLPVNNNEISGTNVGVGLRFRGFYLGSGSIVTALINDSKQADIYTGFRWAFL; encoded by the coding sequence ATGAAGAAAATCATTGTAACCCTTGGTTTATTTATTGGTTTTAGTGCTTTGGCACAAGAACATTTTTCCGGAATGAGTACCTCCAATCGTGTTGGTATTATAAACGGAGTGATGAATCCTGCTGAATTTGCAAATCTTTCTAAACGATTTGAAGTTAATATTTACGGACTGAGCTTTAGTGTGGCTAACAATAAAATTGGTTTTAGCGACATCAACTCCGATGCTGATTTTGAAGATTTACTTTTTCAAGGAACAGATCCTGTTGACGCACGAGTTGATGCAGAAATATTAGGTCCCGGATTTGCCATGAAATGGAAAAAATGGGGATTCGCGTTTACCACAAAAGCTTATACCAATTTTAATATTATTGATGTTGACCCTGCTATTGGTAATGCCATTGCCAATGATAATTTGGTGTTCAATACAACCTTACTAAACAGTAGCAATAACCAACGTTTAAATGGTGTTGCTTATGGCGAAGTTGGTTTATCGGCAGGACGGAATTTATTTGAAAACGAGAAGCACCTTTTCAGCGCTGGGATTTCGCTTAAATTTTTATTCCCGGGTACATATTCCAATTTTGGTCTAGATAACCTGAATGGACAAATCACACAAAATGTTTCAGGTGCCTATCTTACTACCAATTCGCCGGCAACGTTAAACATTGCCTATTCCGGAAACTTAGCGGACAGTTTTACCAATTTCAGTGATTATAGTAAATCCATTTTTGGCGGATTGAATGGTACTGCAATTGATATTGGTTTCAATTATCAATGGAAAGGCGGTAGTAAAGACTATAAAGTCAATGCAGGTTTAGCATTCAAAAACTTGGGAAGCATGACCTTTAAAGACAGTAATAATGCTTCAACCAATTATGCTTTTAGCACTCAAGGTCCTGGCCCTTTAGATTTGAGTCTGTTTGATGGAGTTGATAATTTGAAAGATGTAGAAACTATTTTAAGACAAAAAGGTTATTTAACTGAATTACCTAATCAGAAAAGTTTCAAAGTAAAGTTACCTGCCATGATTAACTTGTATGCCGACTTTAAAATCATCCCTAAAATTTATGTTTCCGGTTTTTTACAACAAAAATTACAAGACAACGAAGGCAACGACCAAATTACCACAGTTAATACTTTTACCCTGACTCCGCGATTTACCCTAGGCTTCTTTGAAGCATTTTTACCGGTGAATAACAATGAGATTTCCGGAACAAATGTGGGTGTTGGATTGCGATTCAGAGGTTTCTATCTGGGCTCAGGCTCTATTGTTACGGCCTTAATCAACGACAGCAAACAAGCCGATATTTATACCGGATTCCGCTGGGCCTTTTTGTAA
- a CDS encoding RluA family pseudouridine synthase: protein MAEKIVSTKNNLQILHEDNHVIVVNKRVGDIVQGDKTGDKPLSEVVKEYIKDKYQKPGEVFLGVVHRLDRPTTGIVVFARTSKALTRLNELFSNRETKKTYWAVVKNKPPKTEDTLIHFLKRNEKNNTSKAHLKEVPESKKASLDYKIIKELDNYFALEINLHTGRHHQIRAQLAAIGCPIKGDLKYGFDRSNPDGGIHLHARKLVFVHPVTKENLEIIAPTPKDVIWNLI, encoded by the coding sequence ATGGCTGAGAAGATAGTTTCTACCAAAAATAATTTACAAATCCTTCATGAAGATAACCATGTTATTGTGGTTAATAAGCGCGTAGGCGATATTGTCCAGGGAGATAAAACAGGAGATAAACCCTTATCAGAAGTAGTCAAAGAATATATCAAAGATAAATACCAAAAACCCGGAGAAGTTTTTTTGGGCGTAGTGCATCGCTTAGACAGACCCACTACCGGCATCGTGGTTTTTGCCAGAACGAGCAAAGCTTTAACACGTTTGAATGAATTATTCAGCAACCGCGAAACGAAGAAAACGTATTGGGCTGTAGTAAAAAACAAACCACCCAAAACAGAAGATACACTTATTCATTTTCTGAAACGAAATGAAAAAAACAATACTTCAAAAGCCCATCTAAAAGAAGTACCGGAAAGCAAAAAAGCCAGTCTGGATTATAAAATCATCAAAGAATTAGACAATTACTTTGCTTTAGAAATCAATCTGCATACCGGAAGACATCACCAAATCAGAGCACAACTAGCGGCTATTGGTTGCCCAATCAAAGGCGATTTGAAATACGGTTTTGACCGCAGTAATCCGGATGGCGGCATTCATCTGCATGCCCGAAAGTTGGTTTTCGTTCATCCGGTCACTAAAGAAAATCTTGAAATTATTGCGCCCACCCCAAAAGATGTTATTTGGAATTTGATTTAA
- a CDS encoding putative signal transducing protein, whose protein sequence is MGLIKIFSGEEILAVTLKERLEEANINVVLRNNNQANVLPSIQTAKPVELFIMEVDYGKASPVIEAFRLSL, encoded by the coding sequence ATGGGACTTATCAAAATATTCTCGGGTGAAGAAATTCTTGCCGTTACTTTAAAAGAAAGATTGGAAGAAGCCAATATCAATGTGGTGCTCCGAAATAACAATCAGGCTAATGTATTGCCAAGCATTCAAACCGCTAAACCGGTGGAATTATTCATCATGGAAGTTGATTATGGTAAAGCCAGTCCGGTGATTGAAGCGTTTCGGTTGAGTTTGTAA
- a CDS encoding sigma-54-dependent transcriptional regulator, which produces MPKILIIEDELSIRKVLSRILIEESDTYIVEEAEDGKLGFEKIKNEDYDLVLCDIKMPKMNGEELLEAVKKIKPEIPMVMISGHGDLETAVNTMRLGAFDYISKPPDLNRLLNTVRNALDKKQLVVENKILKKKVSKNYEIIGKSEPINQIKQMIDKVALTDARVLITGPNGTGKELVAHQLHEKSERANAPMIEVNCAAIPSELIESELFGHVKGAFTSAVKDRAGKFEAADGGTIFLDEIGDMSLSAQAKVLRALQESLIQRVGADKDIKINVRVVAATNKDLKKEIAEGRFREDLYHRLAVILIKVPSLNDRRDDIPLLIEHFAVKIAEEQGNATKSFSKDAVKLLQEYDWTGNIRELRNVVERLIILGGTEISETDVKLFASK; this is translated from the coding sequence ATGCCGAAAATATTAATCATCGAAGACGAACTTTCCATCCGAAAAGTATTAAGCCGAATACTTATTGAAGAAAGCGATACTTATATAGTAGAAGAAGCCGAAGACGGCAAGTTGGGATTTGAAAAAATCAAAAACGAAGACTACGATTTAGTGCTTTGCGATATCAAAATGCCCAAAATGAACGGTGAAGAACTGTTAGAAGCGGTTAAAAAAATAAAGCCCGAAATTCCAATGGTTATGATTTCCGGTCACGGCGACTTGGAAACGGCAGTAAATACTATGCGTTTAGGAGCATTCGATTACATTTCGAAACCCCCAGATTTAAATAGGTTGTTAAATACTGTTCGCAACGCTTTAGATAAAAAACAATTGGTAGTAGAAAACAAAATTCTAAAGAAGAAAGTTTCCAAAAACTACGAAATCATAGGTAAAAGTGAACCAATCAATCAAATTAAACAAATGATTGACAAAGTCGCTTTGACAGATGCCCGCGTATTAATCACTGGCCCAAATGGTACCGGAAAAGAACTCGTGGCGCACCAATTACACGAAAAAAGCGAAAGAGCCAATGCTCCAATGATAGAGGTAAACTGTGCTGCTATTCCCTCAGAATTGATTGAAAGCGAATTGTTCGGGCACGTAAAAGGAGCCTTTACTTCAGCCGTAAAAGACCGAGCCGGAAAGTTCGAAGCAGCCGATGGCGGTACCATTTTCTTGGATGAAATTGGTGATATGAGTTTGTCGGCACAAGCCAAAGTGTTACGCGCGCTACAGGAAAGTTTGATTCAAAGAGTAGGTGCCGATAAGGATATCAAAATCAATGTACGCGTGGTTGCGGCAACCAATAAAGATTTGAAAAAGGAAATTGCAGAAGGAAGATTTCGGGAAGATTTATACCACCGTTTGGCTGTTATCTTAATCAAAGTCCCGTCTTTGAACGATAGGAGAGATGATATTCCGTTATTGATAGAACACTTCGCCGTAAAAATTGCCGAAGAACAAGGAAACGCCACCAAGTCATTTTCAAAAGATGCCGTCAAACTATTACAAGAATACGACTGGACCGGAAACATCCGCGAATTGAGAAACGTAGTAGAAAGATTGATTATCCTAGGCGGAACTGAGATTTCTGAAACGGATGTGAAATTATTTGCCTCAAAATAA
- a CDS encoding aldehyde dehydrogenase, with protein MSFTLDIHHRKQALLKLLNSVQLHEEAIIKALYDDFKKPAFESVFSETSFILAELNHTITNIHKWAKPQRVLPSLLNFPSTDYIYKEPYGKVLIIAPWNYPYQLVLSPMIAAIAAGNQVVVKPSELTPNTSRIIAKIISETFDKNHVDCIEGGVEVTQQLLAQRWDYIFFTGSVTVGKIVAKAAAENLTPVTLELGGKNPCIVAENANLKLAAKRIVWGKFLNAGQTCIAPDYILAHQKIKRTFIDYLKAEITTAYVENPEASPDFARIINAKNWKRLVTLLENETIVFGGNSNASDCYLSPTIIDEPNLESPVMHEEIFGPILPVVSFETEADLQRIISKYEKPLSLYVFSDDTQFAKKIIQNFSFGGGCINDTVVHFANKRLPFGGVGHSGIGAYHGKFAFATFSHHKPVVKKGNWLDLPFRYAPYQGKIKLIKNVLKWFS; from the coding sequence ATGAGTTTTACGTTGGATATTCATCACAGAAAACAAGCGTTACTGAAATTGCTGAATTCTGTACAATTACATGAAGAGGCCATTATAAAAGCCCTTTATGACGATTTCAAGAAACCGGCTTTTGAGTCCGTTTTTAGTGAAACCAGTTTTATTCTGGCCGAACTTAATCATACAATTACCAATATTCATAAATGGGCAAAGCCGCAACGGGTTTTGCCTTCGCTTTTAAATTTTCCGTCAACGGATTATATCTACAAAGAACCTTATGGTAAAGTACTGATCATTGCACCGTGGAATTATCCATATCAATTGGTGTTGTCTCCTATGATAGCTGCCATTGCCGCAGGAAACCAAGTGGTAGTCAAACCATCAGAACTAACGCCGAACACTTCGCGTATCATAGCCAAAATCATTAGTGAAACTTTTGATAAAAATCATGTAGACTGCATCGAAGGAGGTGTTGAAGTCACACAACAATTACTCGCACAGCGCTGGGACTATATCTTCTTTACCGGAAGTGTTACTGTTGGAAAGATTGTAGCCAAAGCTGCTGCTGAAAATTTAACCCCGGTGACGCTAGAATTAGGAGGTAAAAACCCATGTATTGTTGCCGAAAATGCCAATCTGAAATTAGCTGCCAAAAGAATCGTTTGGGGAAAATTCCTTAATGCCGGACAAACTTGTATTGCACCGGATTATATTTTGGCACATCAAAAAATAAAAAGAACTTTCATTGACTATCTAAAAGCAGAAATTACCACGGCCTATGTTGAAAATCCTGAAGCTTCACCTGATTTTGCCCGAATCATCAATGCAAAAAACTGGAAACGACTGGTAACTTTATTGGAAAACGAAACCATTGTTTTTGGCGGTAATAGTAACGCTTCGGATTGTTATTTATCACCAACCATTATAGACGAACCGAATCTGGAAAGCCCGGTGATGCATGAGGAAATTTTTGGTCCAATCCTCCCTGTTGTAAGTTTTGAAACCGAAGCCGATTTGCAACGCATCATTTCAAAATATGAAAAACCGCTTTCTTTGTATGTATTCTCAGACGATACCCAATTCGCTAAAAAAATCATACAAAATTTTTCTTTTGGCGGGGGTTGTATCAATGATACCGTAGTGCATTTTGCCAATAAACGATTGCCTTTTGGTGGTGTCGGACACAGCGGCATTGGGGCCTATCACGGGAAGTTTGCTTTTGCTACCTTTTCACATCATAAACCCGTTGTAAAAAAAGGAAACTGGCTTGATTTGCCCTTTAGATATGCTCCTTATCAGGGGAAAATTAAGTTGATAAAAAACGTATTGAAATGGTTTTCATAA
- a CDS encoding DEAD/DEAH box helicase: MNPSLQQALIENKLTEANEIQSATFSTIKSGADAVIQSPEGTGKTTTIVLNVIQRMEKTMGESTRALIMVENKERVLEMEELFLKYGTYTDLSILGVHDKGDIDYDKNIISMGLDVLIGTPTKINTIFASAGFNINTIKMFVVDDADILFRLRHDAIVQRLSMSIEKTQRLFFCSQITERVEVLADKIMIEPLFFEMEE; the protein is encoded by the coding sequence ATAAACCCAAGCCTGCAACAAGCTCTCATTGAAAACAAATTAACTGAAGCCAATGAGATACAGTCGGCTACCTTTTCTACTATAAAGAGTGGTGCCGATGCTGTAATTCAGTCGCCTGAAGGTACCGGTAAAACCACTACTATAGTTTTGAATGTCATTCAACGTATGGAAAAAACCATGGGCGAAAGTACTCGAGCGTTGATTATGGTTGAAAACAAAGAGCGTGTTTTAGAAATGGAAGAACTGTTTTTAAAATATGGTACTTACACCGATTTGAGCATACTGGGCGTACATGACAAAGGCGATATCGATTATGATAAAAACATCATTTCAATGGGATTAGATGTTTTAATTGGTACTCCTACCAAGATAAACACCATTTTTGCCTCGGCAGGTTTTAATATCAATACCATCAAAATGTTTGTGGTAGATGACGCTGATATTCTTTTCCGTTTGCGCCATGATGCTATTGTACAACGTTTGTCCATGAGTATCGAAAAAACACAACGTTTGTTCTTTTGTTCTCAAATCACTGAAAGAGTAGAAGTACTGGCAGATAAAATCATGATTGAACCACTCTTCTTCGAAATGGAGGAGTAA
- the panB gene encoding 3-methyl-2-oxobutanoate hydroxymethyltransferase: MSTAKKDYKRITTKSLFDMKANGEKISMLTAYDYTMAKIVDTAGVDVILVGDSASNVMAGHETTLPITLDQMIYHASSVVRAIDRALVVVDLPFGSYQSDPKEALRSAIRIMKESGGHAVKMEGGSEIKESIKRILNAGIPVMGHLGLTPQSIYKFGTYTVRAKEEAEAEQLIEDAKLLEKLGCFALVLEKIPAALAEKVAKTISIPVIGIGAGGGVDGQVLVIHDMLGMNNEFSPRFLRRYMNLYEGMTKAIGQYVDDVKSQDFPNKSEQY; this comes from the coding sequence ATGTCTACAGCAAAAAAAGATTACAAAAGAATTACCACTAAGTCCCTATTTGATATGAAGGCCAATGGCGAGAAGATTTCGATGTTGACGGCTTATGATTATACTATGGCTAAAATTGTAGATACGGCGGGCGTTGACGTGATTTTGGTAGGCGATTCAGCCAGTAATGTGATGGCGGGACATGAAACGACTTTGCCTATTACGTTAGACCAAATGATTTATCACGCTTCCTCTGTAGTGAGAGCTATTGACAGAGCCTTAGTTGTAGTGGATTTACCTTTCGGAAGTTACCAATCTGACCCCAAAGAGGCTTTGCGTTCGGCTATCAGAATCATGAAGGAAAGTGGTGGTCATGCTGTAAAAATGGAAGGCGGTAGTGAAATTAAAGAAAGTATCAAGCGCATCTTAAATGCCGGTATTCCGGTGATGGGTCATTTGGGTTTGACACCACAATCGATATACAAATTTGGTACCTACACCGTACGAGCCAAAGAAGAAGCGGAAGCAGAACAATTGATTGAAGATGCTAAATTGCTAGAAAAATTGGGCTGTTTTGCTTTAGTTTTGGAAAAAATTCCGGCTGCCTTGGCCGAGAAAGTAGCCAAAACGATTTCCATTCCGGTAATTGGTATTGGTGCTGGTGGCGGTGTAGATGGACAAGTATTAGTAATTCACGATATGCTTGGCATGAACAACGAATTCAGTCCCCGATTTTTGAGACGTTACATGAACTTATACGAAGGAATGACCAAAGCTATCGGACAATATGTAGACGATGTAAAATCGCAGGACTTTCCGAATAAGAGTGAGCAGTATTAA
- a CDS encoding MFS transporter: MPLIDYSFLSKILPKAKIKKSFRKAKKSYLNRVRLATSLFFFGMGFCFATWASRIPDIKSVLQLSEAALGTLLFAIPVGQLIAMPFSGKVVTHYGSRTISILGLLLYAVCLTLLGLATTSWQLAIGLFLFGFFGNFCNIAVNTQGVYTQQLFDKPIIGSFHGSWSLAGFCGALVGLVMLAFKLSPLQHFAVALSLVIAIVLLNYKFILKVKSKQREEKSSYSFFKNPDMTLIWLGIVCFCGMASEGIMFDWSGVYFKEIIKAPGALVVLGYTTFMISMASGRFLSDILVRKYSAKKVLISSGLVISAGLYMAVLLPYLIPCTIAFMLVGFGVSNVVPIIFNVAGNNEKVPPGIALTIVTSISFLGFLIGPPLIGFIAELTSLKYSFAVIGVFGIIISILVSRLRLFK, encoded by the coding sequence ATGCCTTTAATAGATTATAGTTTCCTGTCCAAAATTTTGCCCAAAGCCAAGATTAAAAAGAGCTTTAGGAAAGCCAAAAAATCGTATCTCAACAGGGTTCGACTGGCTACTTCTTTGTTTTTCTTTGGTATGGGATTTTGTTTTGCCACTTGGGCGAGTCGCATCCCGGATATTAAATCGGTGTTGCAACTAAGCGAAGCGGCTTTGGGAACTTTGTTGTTTGCCATTCCGGTTGGACAATTGATTGCTATGCCGTTTTCGGGAAAAGTGGTCACGCATTATGGTAGCCGCACTATTTCAATACTCGGCTTGTTGTTGTATGCTGTTTGTCTCACTTTACTGGGATTGGCAACCACTAGTTGGCAGTTAGCCATTGGTTTGTTCTTGTTTGGTTTTTTCGGCAACTTTTGCAACATCGCTGTAAACACACAAGGGGTTTATACGCAGCAATTGTTTGATAAGCCCATCATTGGTTCCTTTCACGGTTCGTGGAGTTTGGCCGGTTTCTGCGGTGCTTTGGTAGGTTTGGTAATGTTGGCTTTTAAGCTGAGTCCGTTACAACATTTTGCTGTTGCCTTGAGCTTGGTTATTGCCATAGTACTGCTCAATTATAAATTCATCCTCAAAGTAAAATCAAAACAACGGGAGGAAAAATCAAGCTATTCTTTTTTTAAAAATCCTGATATGACGTTGATTTGGTTAGGCATAGTTTGTTTTTGCGGAATGGCCAGCGAAGGGATTATGTTTGACTGGAGTGGTGTGTATTTTAAAGAAATTATAAAAGCGCCCGGTGCTTTGGTGGTTTTGGGTTATACTACTTTTATGATCAGTATGGCCTCAGGACGGTTTTTGAGCGATATATTGGTTAGGAAATATAGTGCCAAAAAAGTACTCATCAGTAGCGGTCTGGTAATTTCAGCCGGTTTGTATATGGCGGTTTTATTGCCTTATCTGATTCCGTGTACTATTGCTTTTATGCTGGTAGGATTTGGCGTTTCTAATGTAGTACCAATCATATTCAACGTGGCCGGAAACAACGAAAAAGTACCTCCCGGCATTGCCTTAACTATAGTTACCAGCATCAGTTTTTTGGGGTTTTTAATTGGTCCGCCTTTAATTGGATTCATTGCCGAATTGACCAGTTTAAAATACTCCTTTGCTGTTATTGGTGTATTTGGAATAATTATTTCAATTTTGGTAAGTCGATTGAGGCTATTTAAGTAA